Part of the Zea mays cultivar B73 chromosome 4, Zm-B73-REFERENCE-NAM-5.0, whole genome shotgun sequence genome is shown below.
ttggaaaggtattcacctcctctatcagaccgtaaccttttaattttcttgtctagctggttttcaacttcagtcttatagatcttaaagtgttctagtgcttcatctttagttctgagtaagtaaatataacagaacctagtagcatcatctatcaaggtaagaaagtatcttttaccgccttttgtgattataccattcatctcacagatatctgagtgaattagttctaaaggagtggtacttctgccttcaaccgtatgaaacggttttctgggctgcttagcttgcacacaaataccacattttacacctttaacatgtttatattcaggaattaaagacatgtcacttaatctcttaatggcctcaaaattcacatgacacaaacgggaatgccatatattattaatggaatcgttattacagaccacattaacatggtaagaagaatgattgttcaaaacagaaagacggaacaaaccgcctgactcatatgactttccaacaaaagtaccaaacttagacaggaccactttattagactcaaacactaatttgagaccctgtcgacataacagcgacactgaaatgaggttccggctcatcgagggcacatagagtacgtccttcagcacgagcgtctttcctgaagttaacttcaggtagacctgtccagtacctcgaactgctgccggaacaccatttcccatcaagactggtgcgctgttgaatccctggaatgaagagaacatggatcgatcagcacaaatatgaacagtagcaccggaatccatccaccagtcatctgatggacttgccataaaggcctgaagtgcataccctggggtggagttaaccaccacgttcccttctttgcgctgaggtggaggaccttttcccttcctaagtttgcacctccgagctgtatgcccggagacaccacaaacgtagcagataaagtcctcctttttcttcttcatctttttggacttaggttggttcatattcttctgtggagagttcttcttcttcttctggaattttctatctccacctttctcaacaacgtgagcctggagttgctgggatggcttgttactggaccttgcacgctcttccacattaatcgcagctgacaactcagtgagagtcatttgcttcttcatgtggcggcgtgaagtcgcaaagtctcgccaagaaggcgggagctttgccagtattgcattcacctgaaaactgtctggtaggacgcaaccattttggaccaagtccctaacaaggagttgaatctcctgtagctgctccataacagaccttccctcaaccattttatagttgaggtagttttccgttgtgaatgactcattgccattgtcaacttcagagaactcgttctcaagttcagtccatagacccttGGCGGAGGTAAAACAGAGtacacgtcaaataagcggttcgacaagacgttcagcagacgagacaagcatgcctcattggctttgtcccacttggccttctccgcaagtgcggcggccttcgctgcatcatcagaatcatctgatgcagcctggggaacagccgatgtcactacccaaaataattttaggtcagtgagccacatgcgagtcttaatctgccagcgcttaaagctagcgccgtcgaacgcttcagacttaatgacatcagaactggaggccattataagaattggttttctggattgttgtaaatttagagaaataagtgacatgctttctacatatttatatatattaaatattttaattccgaataaaacaatcatataactcagataaataccatatgaaattatagcagcaatgaacagtagcaattctaagacatgtaaacatgtaaaatagctacacaggtccatttcataattaaacatggcttgcagatgaagaaggcagattaaacaaataaacataattatttatcttaaactattgctctcaaaatagcgggttgctgtaataaacagccctccaacaCTAAGAGGTGAttagagatcctcgactaacgtgacagtcgtatcttaccaaataagggttttagatcagatgtaataagcctaataatcaaatatAAATACTGATAGAAAGGAGATGTCTACTAAATAAattaacagaatttaacacaggtaaacagcctcaacgaagagagatttaattaggcacaaataatatcaatgatgaaaatgataatacactaaaacccagactgtcacgctgtctcactacaccgctatcatcatcgagcacacaaatccgcccacaacagtgcaatcacaaccaagtatttaatactagcagattgcacaaaattaaacagtaaataaaatgaggcaacgaataactcacagcacgtagattgtctacgtgggaagaccagctcagcgaacacaaggttctgtcccagaaaaccaattccgccgcccacgtccgggcctgcacggcgggaggttgacggagatactagagccgctgccggagccgaaggagacgtccacggcaccagcccgagaagacgaacaccgcgcagcagggagcccaggcaccaggccacggtggacaataaTCAGTACAGACTGCGCACCACACAGGTGCACAGATGGAACAACAGAGAGCAGGAGAACCTCACTGCGCACAAGCAGTGCTCCCTCCACCTTCCACCAGCAAGATTTACACCAGAACACCAAGAATCGAAGGAATCGATCCAAACCGTGACTAGAATCGAGAGGAGAAATAGGAACAGAGAGCTGGGATTTTTCGGCTAGATACCCAGCAGGGAGTAAATCTCCATACTTAAGAAGCCAGGCTCGAGGAGATTGAGCAGGGGGCGCCATGGATCTCGGGCGAGCCCTTAACCACCTGCAGAGCGCCGCCAGGAAGCAAATTTTGCTCTGCTCGTCCTCCACGATCTCCAAGCCGTGGTCTCTTCATGCCCTAGCCGCCTGCCAGCCGGTGGGCTGCTCGGTCAGATGGGCCTTGTAGCGGCCCACCCGACtggccccctcctctctcttttTATTTAATAAAGGGAAAATCCTTAATATGGACAACAGTAGCAAGCACGTCAACTATGGAAGGGGGCACCATCGATATGCGGGGATCGATgtggggcgccgacgacgaacggGCGTGGCAGATGTGGATCCATCAATGGCTGGCCGCGGCGCGTGGCGTGGGATGGCCGGGCGGCGATCTGGCGAGAGAGGAGGGCACTGGCGAGAGAGGATGAGGATTGCGGGAGAGAGAGCGGGGATTGCGGGAGAGAGAGGAATAGAACGGCGGTGTTGGGTGGTGTGGGCGGGGTGGTGGTGGGGACGCGCGCGGCAGGTAAGCAGCCGAGCAGGACCGTGCGCCTAGAATGTGGACGACTATGGTACAAACATAAGTATTAGAGGTTTGCACGACGTCTGGTGTGTGCGAGCTCACAGTCACAAAAGAAACGATGTCCACTGGCGAACTGACGGCTCCGTCATGCGGCGATCGATAAAAATGCCGCGAGGCCACCACGCGAGACGAACGCAAACGAAGTGCGGAAAATAGGCCTATTTTTTCTTCTTCCTCGTAGAGATATTTCGGAAGAGGGAGTGCGTGCCTTCCTCTCAGCTGATTCGCCGAGGTACAAGCCCCTGCTAATTCACAAGCTTGCATCATAACTCAACCTTGCGTTTTGTGGAATTTATCCAGACGAGGGCTTCGATTCGATCCAGGAGTCGCCCAAATCGTCTTGTCTTCGACTTCGGTTCAACCCCCGAAACGAAATTTCTAGGGTTTTAGTGTCAATTTTGTCCCCCTTCATTACATTTGATTGGCGGTGGATTGGTTCCCGTTTTGATGATTCCCTGGGTTCGTTGGACGGCAGGACACGAGATCCTCTAGAGGGTTGTGCTGTTTGGCGTGAGGCTTTGGGGGCGATTTGCTTTGCTCGCATGGGGGATCATGTCGCTGTGGATGTTGGGGAGCTCGTTGCGTCCCGAGTCGGTGAGGCAGCGGGGCTATTGTCCGGCGGCAAGGAGGAAATGAAGGCGCTGGCTGGGATGGTGGAGTGCCGCATTTGCCAGGAGGAGGACCTCGCAAAGAACCTCGAGAGCCCCTGTGCTTGCAGCGGCAGCCTCAAGGTGCGTGCTGCCTTATTTCTCTTCAAACCAGAGATTCTGGATCCATCCCATGTTGCTTATGCTGTTTGCCTCTGGTTCCTTCTATTGTCAATTCATAGATGAGAAATTCTTAAATCTAAGTATCTAAAATGCTAGCATCAACAAAAGTAAAATATCGCATTGAAACTTCACCTGAATCGTTGTTAGGACGTAACATAGCTGTTAGATTCCATGCTGATTACTAATTATTGCACTCTGTATAAGTTGTTACTTCAGATGATGTGGCTTTTCAGATAAATCACCATATTAGATTCCTCTTCACTTTTTGTGATATAAAATCCAGTTGGGTGCTGTGGTTCATGATATTttcatgaaaaagtagttgcacaAACTGATGCTATTATGAGTAGACAAAAGCATGCCTGGTTTTATCGTCGATGTTGCTTAAAGAGTAGgacttccttttccattactgttAGCTACTTTTTGCAAGGTTAACAAACGAGTCACAAGGGCTTGGTATCTTGTCTGGGTTGCCTTCAACTGAAGACTTTGGTCATTGTCATTGTTTACAAGTGGTCTAACTGCTTACCTAAGTTTGTCTTTTGCCATCCTGTACGAGCCAAGCATTGCATAAATCTGTTTGCTAATTTTTTTATACCACATTTGTTTGCACAGTATGCTCACAGGGAATGTGTGCAACGTTGGTGCAATGAGAAAGGAGATATAATCTGTGAAATCTGCCATGAGGTAACCAATTGTTTCCTTCAACTACTACTCCAAACGTAGCAAAATGTATTGTTttggcgaaagggcctctagcgtaatggttaaaaATGTATTGTTAAGGCTttcgagtagcacctccaggtcccgggttcgatccccctcgggggcgaatatcgggcttggttaaaaaaatcccctcgttgtgCCCCGCCCGCTCTCGGGTTATGTCCTGTGCGCCATCCTCCGattgggccgttgcagagtggacagTGACGGCCCGCTAATGATGAAggccagggttcggggattttctcggccgAGACCATGTTtcagtctcttcttaatataataccgggatgTCGGTCTTTCCCTCCCTGGCCGAGTTTAAAATGTATTGTTTTGTTATTTCTTGTATAAatatttttccttttgttttctTTGGAAGGTTTTCGTTAGGATAAATAAGTGTCTTGTTTTTTTGTATTTTAAACAATTTTTTGCGTGCACCTAGTCTTAATGCATGGTATTATTATATTTCTGGCTATTATTTAAATGTTTAAACATAGTAATTTGTCAAGATGTACTAGGACCTGTAGTAAGCAAAAAAAGGGGAGGGGGGGGGTCATATCTGAGGATCCTTCCATGAGCAAAAGAGGGTGATAAGCTTGCATCATAACTCGAGCTAGTTTTTAGCTGAAAATATTTTGTATCATAAATCTAATAATAATTTCATGAATTTGAATTCTTGCAAATCAAAATCTCACCAATTTTCTTCTCTGTGCTATGTTGCACTTTGCAAAAATGTTTATTCTTCCTTGCTAATTTCACTGTAAACTTTGTAGCTGTAAATAGATTATGAGTTTTATTCTCTGTTTATCAGTCGTACAAGCCTGGTTACACTGCCCCAACCCAGGTGCATCATGATGAAACTACCATAGAGATAAGGTTTGTCTTCTTTACTCATGAAGCTAACCATTTTTCCTTCTATCATGGCGTTTATGTGAATTATATTTCTGTGTAATTTTCAAAAAGCTTTGTCTTTGTACACTGTAATTTATAaatttctgtttttttttcttctcATTTTTGCATTTTTTTTAATTTCCTCTAGTGGTGGAGATTGGACCATCTCTGGCAACCGTTTGGATTTACATGATCCCAGAATATTGGCAATGGCTGCTGCTCAACACCGTTTACTTGAAGACGAGTACGATGAATATACTGCAACAAACAATAACGCTGCTGTGTTTTGCCGCTCTATATTTCTGATTGTGAGTTTTGTGGTTTGTATTATAGAAATATGTATTGTTTTACCTCTATTATCTGAAAACCATAAAATGTGCAGAAAATAAAATGTGTAGAAAGGTCAAACATCTCTTCTATTCAATGGACCCTGCACCTGACACCTTACCTTTTTCCCTCAGAAAACAATTAAAGCTCCTGCTGCTTGTTTAATTCTAAAAGTTGCATCTTAGATATTTTGGCTTCTTTATAATATATTTTTTCCTTTTTTAGTGTTCCCAGTTTTACTATGTAATATTAAGTGATATTGAAGTGTCCTTGCTATCTCTGTTCAGTTGATGGCCCTTCTGCTCCTGAGGCATACATTGACCATTACTaacagtgatgatgaagatgatgcatCTGCTATTTTCTCGGTTAGCGATCGATACATTGCATATCTCCTGTGTTTTTTTTGGCGATGTAAAGTTAATTGACTCTGCTGGTCTTTGGCAGCTATTTCTTTTGAGAGCCGCTGGATTTTTGCTGCCATGCTATATTATGGCTTGGGCTATTAGTATCATGCAGCGTCAAAGACAAAGACAGGTTGGTGGCTCGGTGCCAATGGAAATGTTTCTCTTTCATGTGTATACTGTATTGACTTTTGACGGAAAAGAATTCCACGAAACTATTTATACCTAGCATGGATTGAATATATATATTAACGGAGTTAAGCAACCTTTTTTCCCCATTGGTTGCACACATCCTTTTCTTTAGGGATGGCTGCACACATATCCTTGTTTGAACTGAGGAGTTGGATCTTGGGATGATCGTATCTGTCCTTTCTGATCAAACATGAGATTTCTAAGTTAGAGAAAATTGAGATCATTTGTTGTCTGTTTAGTATTTCCGTAGTTTTATACCCCATTAAGTGCGTGGGCTGGGCTACATAGTCTTTGTTCCTAATTGCCATACCAGTGAAGAACGCATGGATGGTTCTTGTTCATTTTTGATATGTCAGGAAGAAGCAATGCTGTTACCAACGGAAGTGGCGATCATTCTGCACCCGGACGGAAGAACAATGCAATTTGCGGTGGCACCAGCGGAATCTCCTGCATCACATCAGTGACAGGCTCACAGGCCTGCCTCGGAATCTCAGCATCTGGTCTTAAAGGTGGAAAGACGAGGACGTTGTGCAATTCATGTTGTGCCTTCGAATTTAGTTAACTTTCAAGCGGAGATTCAATGTTTGTTCGATGGGCTCTCAGCACCTTCTGTACATAAAGAGATTTATCTAATAACTAATAAGTGAATATAAGTTAAATCAACACAAAGTTTGATTTTGTATTGTGGTATATACGACCGCTGAACAGATTTCTCACGTTTGGGGAAAGCCATATTTTTGGATGCAGCTAAAACGTCCTAGAACTTAGCAGATGGATTAAGGGCTTGGTAGAAGATGCACTAAGCTTGTTTGGATGTATGaaaattggaggggattgagggccaTATAATTCAATCCCCTTGCTGGCGAGACTGTGTTCTCTGAACAACTCTCTAAATATTAAATTTAAAGAGCTCTCCGAGTGTTCTAAACAACCCTCTAAATATTAAATTTAAGAAATGAATAAAAAATGTATCTCTAATAGTTTTCTAAATAGACTTGCTAAATTTAATTAATTGTTATGTAACCCTATTTGCTCTCTAATTTGCCAACCACATCCTCTAATCAACTCTCTAAATATTAAATTTAAGAAGTGAATGAAAAATGTTTCTCTAATAGTTGTCTAAAAAGACTTGCTAAATTTAGTTAATTATTATGTAATCTTATTTGCTCTCTAGATAAAAACATTTTTTGCGCCGATTTTTTCCCTTTCCCGTGGTCGGCCTCTTCCGCGCCAACCAGATACTACTCAAGAGTCTTGCTGTTACACACACCTCCAGAATATCAGAACTTTGTGCTGAAGTTGTACATTAATCAGATACTACTCAAGATTGTTTTTATCTATGTATGCTTGCATCATACATTCTTTTATTCAGACCAATAAGCTGAGCTAGGATTGGAAGCCTCTTATCACACTAAATTATAGTAGCTGTTTATTCGCATATGACAACAAACTATATGATAAAAAATAAACATGTCAAGCTAAGGTCTACATCATGGGATAACCTTCTGTAGCGTCTACAATGTGTCATGAAAAAGCAGAAAATGGACCCACCAAATCTAGATTCAAAATTAAAATAGTCTCTAAATATCAGGAATTGTTGGAGACCAAACTGTTTTTTTACTCTCAATAGCTATTTAGCAACTTTATAAACATGAGTTGAGGGAGCTTTTTTTAAGAACAAATGGAGATGCTCTTAGCACTCACCAAAATGCTCTTTGTAATTGTAGGATGGCTTTGATAGGTCGTGGCGCTCGGCTATTGAGGGCAATGTTGTGAATAAAAGGTGTCTCGAGCACTTTTGTCCTCTCGAGCacaatctatactactctattaagaacctaatgtgggcaTCTGGTGGTACACAACTTCACCCTCCGCGCTGACACGCCCTGCATCAGCCCACGCAACCCTCTCTCAGCTACTGTCCTGTGGACCCCCAGCGCCTGCACagccagcacccgaccccacgcgCGCATTTaccacaccacacaaaaataatgCAGAGCAAACTCGAACCCACGCCTCACTGCTCCATAAAATTGGGGCTAACCACCAAACCACACGTACCTTAGTgtttaaaaataaacaataattatatttgaataaatatctcaatacctaTTTATTTGATATATAACAACCGTAGCAAAGCACAAGCAACTGGCTAGTATAGTACATATGTCTTCAATAGCCATCAATTGCATTGTTCTCGACAACGCATGCACTTCTACCTGTCCTTATGTCATATTCGTTGGTACATCATAGGCATACTTCTTCGTTTACGATGCAACAAATACAACAACAGGGAAGAGGGTATTATGTATATGTATAATGCAATCCTCTTCTACTTTGTGCTATAAAAATAGTCATAGAGTAACATAGATAGAGCTTTCTTGGTTGACATTGTGAGTGACAGGTAGGGTTGTTTTCACTCGCTAGCGTAGACATCATCTACTTGTAAGCTCTATCCACACTATCTCTATTACAATGGTATTAGACCTACGCCTTTCTTTGTATGTCTTTGATGTCATCTAGCACTTTTGGTATGCATGGTGTTCTATCCATCAACATCGGTCTTAGCAAAATTCATTTGTAGGCAACTGTAAATCTGGAGTGACCACCAACTATAGAGCTACGAAAAGCAGATATGATCATGTGTTGTAAACTTGCGACAAAGCGTTGGACCCCACCCAAACCTTATATTCTTCTTATATCTTAGAAGACTTTGTTGCAAGGAGAATTTGTCCATTGATGTTGTGAGGACAAAGAGACTTCCTTATGCAGGTCTTGCGCACGTGGATTAGGCGAGTATTTTGCAATAACTTCTGTAGTCCAAGAAGGGACAGGTACATGTATAGAAAACAACTAGTCATGGTTGAGATTAAGCATCAATCACCTAGCTAGTTCCCTTCTAATAAACAATCTTATATTGCATACCTAAAACTTCAATGTAAATTTTTTTGTTGCCAAGGTGCATGAAGTCTGTTGGATGCATCAAACTCTTTTGATTAGTAAAATTTCAAGAACACAACCCTCCAGAATAAGGAGAGCTCCCACAATGAGTAGCATCGCCATTTGTCCACCATAATGAGGATGACCATAAATTTTTTTCATAGGTGGGAATACCTTAGTTTTTAGGTCCAATAGATTTACTTATGAAAGCAAATGGGTATCCCTTCATAATAAGGACAACTCCCACACTAGCTATTTTGGCAAGAATATGTTTGAATGTAGAATTGTTTGGTAAAATTTGGAAATGTCAATACAGAAGTAATACTTAGAGAATGCTTTAGCAGTTGAAAAGCATCTTGGTGATCAGAAGTCTACACAACACATAGCTTCTTCATCAAATTGGTGAGAGGCTTGCGA
Proteins encoded:
- the LOC118477070 gene encoding uncharacterized protein, translating into MVPPSIVDVLATVEGALLVRSEVLLLSVVPSVHLCGAQSVLIIVHRGLVNAILAKLPPSWRDFATSRRHMKKQMTLTELSAAINVEERARSSNKPSQQLQAHVVEKGGDRKFQKKKKNSPQKNMNQPKSKKMKKKKEDFICYVCGVSGAPVLMGNGVPAAVRGTGQVYLKLTSGKTLVLKDVLYGLKLVFESNKVVLSKFGTFVGKSYESGGLFRLSV
- the LOC100281338 gene encoding uncharacterized protein isoform X1, whose protein sequence is MGDHVAVDVGELVASRVGEAAGLLSGGKEEMKALAGMVECRICQEEDLAKNLESPCACSGSLKYAHRECVQRWCNEKGDIICEICHESYKPGYTAPTQVHHDETTIEISGGDWTISGNRLDLHDPRILAMAAAQHRLLEDEYDEYTATNNNAAVFCRSIFLILMALLLLRHTLTITNSDDEDDASAIFSLFLLRAAGFLLPCYIMAWAISIMQRQRQRQEEAMLLPTEVAIILHPDGRTMQFAVAPAESPASHQ